A region of Saccharococcus thermophilus DNA encodes the following proteins:
- a CDS encoding PhzF family phenazine biosynthesis protein, with protein MTIPIYVVDAFTNERFSGNPAAVCLLSAPMPEEWMQKVAAEMNFIRRRKEEE; from the coding sequence ATGACGATCCCAATTTATGTTGTAGATGCGTTTACGAACGAGCGGTTCAGTGGAAACCCGGCTGCTGTTTGTCTTCTTTCTGCCCCAATGCCAGAAGAATGGATGCAAAAGGTAGCGGCGGAAATGAATTTTATCAGGCGTCGAAAAGAGGAGGAGTAG